A window of the Gemmatirosa kalamazoonensis genome harbors these coding sequences:
- a CDS encoding BON domain-containing protein encodes MASRYRALRRRRRHEDSSNVGLFVAVGALAGIAAGVLLAQRYGGLSALSEKVSRGVRDRIGERFGERFADRFGDGERREREAAGFRDRGIEGQDYDDEPLDDEYADEGEELEERVLEAFRNDPILSERAIDIGAIGRGIIELTGWVHAEDETQHAVTVTRGVPGVDTVVNRLVVRDEEERMDDSARRYESGEAETSPRWEGQGVGTGRPRQGTSADPGRHSDPRAVLEDRWQGKDKAIRAAAEDIDGLAERRDRAESTPGDRTGGAPVAPSGVPKGDHVADPASAEPILREQTGRVTRAD; translated from the coding sequence ATGGCATCCAGGTACCGTGCGCTCCGCCGCCGTCGCCGGCACGAAGACTCGAGCAACGTCGGCCTCTTCGTGGCCGTCGGCGCGCTCGCCGGCATCGCCGCCGGAGTGTTGCTCGCCCAGCGGTACGGGGGGCTCTCGGCCCTTTCCGAGAAGGTCTCGCGCGGCGTGCGCGATCGCATCGGCGAGCGCTTCGGCGAGCGGTTCGCCGATCGCTTCGGCGACGGCGAGCGGCGCGAGCGCGAGGCCGCCGGCTTCCGCGACCGCGGCATCGAGGGACAGGACTACGACGACGAGCCGCTCGACGACGAGTACGCCGACGAGGGCGAGGAGCTGGAGGAGCGTGTCCTGGAAGCGTTCCGCAACGACCCGATCCTGAGCGAGCGCGCGATCGACATCGGCGCGATCGGCCGCGGGATCATCGAGCTCACCGGCTGGGTCCACGCCGAGGACGAGACCCAGCACGCCGTCACCGTCACCCGCGGCGTGCCGGGGGTGGACACCGTCGTCAACAGACTCGTCGTCCGCGACGAGGAGGAGCGCATGGATGATTCGGCCCGCCGCTACGAGAGCGGCGAAGCGGAGACCTCGCCCCGATGGGAGGGCCAGGGCGTCGGCACCGGCCGGCCCCGCCAGGGCACCTCGGCCGACCCCGGCCGCCACTCCGACCCGCGCGCGGTGCTCGAGGACCGCTGGCAGGGGAAGGACAAGGCGATCCGCGCCGCCGCCGAGGACATCGACGGCCTCGCCGAGCGCCGCGACCGCGCCGAATCGACCCCGGGCGACCGCACCGGCGGCGCCCCCGTCGCGCCCAGCGGCGTCCCGAAGGGCGACCACGTCGCCGACCCCGCGTCGGCCGAGCCGATCCTTCGCGAGCAGACCGGACGAGTCACGCGCGCTGATTGA
- a CDS encoding TonB-dependent receptor: MHLHVTRLLLAGSLVLAAERAAAQQPALGTVTGRVTGESGEGMVGATIAVTGTPYGALTKSDGTYRIALRPGTYELRARLIGYTSPRDTVVVTAGGTVTRNFRLARAASTLEAVAVVGSRTEARTVIESPVPVDVLSAAEIKSTGRTETAQILQQLAPSVNFPRPSITDGTDHVRPLTLRGLGADQVLVLLNGKRRHTSALVNLNGSVGRGQAAVDVNAIPASMIDHIEVLRDGAAAQYGSDAIAGVVNIVLKSGADGNLTAEYGRTATTYGGQTVNGTNLVSGVATPVTAQTPSRSAHDGGLVHAALDKGVASSQSRFLHGGVEYRNRGNTNRTLADPRPQTFAEVTNGTFRDLSTGPMNYELGDAAVADAVGMFNGGYDLANGVELYAFGGFDHREGRSAGNFRRVTQNTQTVRSIYPNGFLPFIESTIGDFSGFGGARGKVAGWQWDLSTGYGRDNFRFDVTHSNNASMGAASPTNFYAGTLVFGQWMNNLDLSREVHVGTAGIPLRLAAGAEFRVDQYRIKAGDVASYVDGGAPVLDANGNVVVGAKAIPGAQVFPGFQPSNAVDASRNNAAVYADVESDITKQFLVSGAVRYEHYSDFGSTTTGKVASRLTIVPGFVLRGAFGTGFRAPSLQQTYFSSTATNFVNGVPFEIRTAPVGSDLAKVLGAKPLKPEHSTNYSAGVALEPARSLSFTVDLYRVNITDRIVLSENFTGTAVQNLLRPLGVSGARYFTNAIDTRTNGIDVVGNYGLSLRSAGFVRLMAGYNHNKTHATLVAQTPPELGNQNENLFGRVERARIEEGQPRDNFLASANYEYHDLGLVARTQRFGSVTTRATVGSDNLDQTFGAKWITDVSASYKVLRRFTLTAGADNVFDVYPDQNNNLGNVRSNVAGNANFGIFPYSSFSPFGFNGRFVYARVGVGI; the protein is encoded by the coding sequence ATGCACCTGCACGTCACCCGGCTCCTCCTGGCCGGATCGCTCGTCCTCGCCGCGGAGCGCGCGGCCGCCCAGCAGCCGGCGCTCGGCACGGTCACCGGACGCGTCACCGGCGAGAGCGGCGAGGGCATGGTCGGCGCGACCATCGCCGTCACCGGCACGCCGTACGGCGCGCTCACGAAGTCCGACGGCACGTATCGCATCGCACTGCGTCCCGGCACGTACGAGCTGCGCGCGCGGCTGATCGGCTACACGTCGCCGCGCGACACGGTCGTCGTCACGGCGGGCGGCACGGTCACGCGCAACTTCCGGCTGGCGCGCGCCGCGAGCACGCTGGAGGCGGTGGCGGTCGTCGGCAGCCGCACGGAAGCGCGCACGGTGATCGAGTCGCCGGTGCCGGTCGACGTGCTGTCGGCGGCGGAGATCAAGAGCACGGGCCGCACGGAGACGGCGCAGATCCTCCAGCAGCTCGCGCCGAGCGTGAACTTCCCGCGGCCGTCGATCACCGACGGCACGGACCACGTGCGCCCGCTCACGCTGCGCGGACTGGGCGCCGACCAGGTGCTCGTGCTGCTGAACGGCAAGCGGCGTCACACGAGCGCCCTCGTGAACCTCAATGGCTCCGTGGGACGCGGACAGGCGGCGGTCGACGTGAACGCCATCCCGGCGAGCATGATCGATCACATCGAGGTGCTGCGCGACGGCGCCGCGGCGCAGTACGGCTCCGACGCGATCGCCGGCGTGGTGAACATCGTGCTGAAGTCGGGCGCCGACGGCAACCTCACGGCGGAGTATGGGCGCACGGCGACGACCTACGGCGGCCAGACGGTGAACGGCACGAACCTGGTGAGCGGCGTCGCGACGCCAGTCACCGCGCAGACGCCGAGCCGCTCGGCGCACGACGGAGGGCTCGTGCACGCGGCGCTCGACAAGGGCGTCGCGTCGTCGCAGTCGCGGTTCCTGCACGGCGGCGTCGAGTACCGGAACCGCGGCAACACGAACCGCACGCTGGCCGACCCGCGACCGCAGACGTTCGCCGAGGTGACCAACGGCACGTTCCGCGACCTCTCGACCGGCCCAATGAACTACGAGCTCGGCGACGCCGCCGTGGCCGACGCGGTGGGCATGTTCAACGGCGGCTACGACCTCGCGAACGGCGTCGAGCTGTACGCGTTCGGCGGATTCGACCACCGCGAGGGGCGCTCGGCGGGGAACTTCCGCCGCGTGACACAGAACACGCAGACGGTGCGCAGCATCTACCCGAACGGCTTCCTGCCGTTCATCGAGAGCACCATCGGCGACTTCTCGGGCTTCGGTGGCGCGCGCGGCAAGGTCGCCGGCTGGCAGTGGGATCTCAGCACCGGGTATGGCCGCGACAACTTCCGCTTCGACGTGACGCACAGCAACAACGCGTCGATGGGCGCCGCGAGCCCGACGAACTTCTACGCCGGCACGCTGGTGTTCGGACAGTGGATGAACAACCTCGATCTGTCGCGCGAGGTGCACGTCGGAACCGCGGGGATCCCGCTGCGCCTCGCGGCGGGGGCCGAGTTCCGCGTGGACCAGTATCGGATCAAGGCCGGCGACGTCGCCTCGTACGTGGACGGCGGCGCGCCGGTGCTCGACGCGAACGGCAACGTCGTCGTCGGTGCGAAGGCGATTCCCGGCGCGCAGGTGTTCCCCGGCTTCCAGCCGAGCAATGCGGTCGACGCGTCGCGCAACAACGCCGCCGTGTACGCCGACGTCGAGAGCGACATCACGAAGCAGTTCCTGGTCAGCGGCGCCGTGCGCTACGAGCACTACAGCGACTTCGGCTCCACGACCACCGGGAAGGTCGCGTCGCGGCTCACGATCGTGCCGGGCTTCGTGCTGCGCGGCGCGTTCGGCACCGGCTTCCGCGCGCCGTCGCTGCAGCAGACCTACTTCTCGTCCACGGCGACGAACTTCGTGAACGGCGTGCCGTTCGAGATCCGCACGGCGCCGGTGGGCTCCGACCTCGCGAAGGTGTTAGGCGCGAAGCCGCTCAAGCCCGAGCACTCCACGAACTACAGCGCGGGTGTCGCGCTCGAGCCCGCGCGGAGCCTGTCGTTCACCGTGGATCTGTACCGCGTGAACATCACCGATCGCATCGTACTCTCCGAGAACTTCACCGGCACGGCGGTGCAGAACCTGCTCCGCCCGCTCGGCGTCTCCGGCGCGCGCTACTTCACGAACGCGATCGACACGCGCACGAACGGCATCGACGTGGTGGGCAACTACGGCCTCTCGCTGCGCTCCGCCGGGTTCGTGCGCCTCATGGCCGGGTACAACCACAACAAGACGCACGCGACGCTCGTCGCGCAGACGCCGCCGGAGCTCGGCAACCAGAACGAGAACCTGTTCGGTCGCGTGGAGCGCGCACGGATCGAGGAGGGGCAGCCGCGCGACAACTTCCTCGCGTCGGCGAACTACGAGTACCACGATCTCGGGCTCGTCGCGCGCACGCAGCGCTTCGGGTCGGTGACGACGCGCGCCACGGTCGGCAGCGACAACCTGGACCAGACGTTCGGGGCGAAGTGGATCACCGACGTGAGCGCGTCGTACAAGGTGCTGCGCCGCTTCACGCTCACGGCCGGCGCGGACAACGTGTTCGACGTGTACCCGGACCAGAACAACAACCTCGGCAACGTGCGCTCCAACGTCGCCGGCAACGCGAACTTCGGCATCTTCCCGTACAGCTCCTTCTCGCCGTTCGGGTTCAACGGCCGGTTCGTGTACGCGCGGGTGGGCGTCGGGATTTGA
- a CDS encoding acetyl-CoA C-acetyltransferase, whose amino-acid sequence MPDTSRQPVIVAAARTPIGKFLGAFGSLTAPDLGAAAIREAIKRSRVPADEVQEVIMGNVVQGGVGQAPARQAMLKAGVPATVSAMTVNKVCGSGLKSVMLAAQAIKAGDAQVIVAGGQESMSNAPYYVYGMRDGVKLGDQKLVDGMIKDGLWCAMCDVHMGGHAEYTARKAGISREQQDEFAAASHRKAVDAQDAGKFKDEIVPVRVPGRKGDLVVDTDEGPRRDTTAESLAKLRPAFATKGVPAEELSVTAGNASSLNDGGAAVVVTSEEYARAHGLTILARITAYATGATNPQDLFFAPITAVQNLMKKAGTSIDDYDLFEANEAFASQAIATGQGLDWAWDRVNVHGGAIALGHPIGASGARVLTTLLYALADRGKSTGLATLCLGGGDAVALSVERVD is encoded by the coding sequence ATGCCCGATACATCGCGTCAGCCCGTCATCGTGGCGGCCGCGCGCACCCCGATCGGCAAGTTCCTCGGGGCGTTCGGTTCGCTCACCGCACCCGACCTCGGCGCGGCGGCGATCCGCGAGGCGATCAAGCGCTCGCGCGTCCCCGCCGACGAGGTGCAGGAAGTCATCATGGGCAACGTCGTGCAGGGCGGCGTCGGACAGGCGCCCGCCCGGCAGGCGATGCTGAAGGCCGGCGTGCCCGCGACGGTCTCCGCGATGACCGTCAACAAGGTCTGCGGATCCGGTCTCAAGTCGGTGATGCTCGCCGCACAGGCGATCAAGGCGGGCGACGCGCAGGTGATCGTCGCCGGCGGGCAGGAGTCCATGTCGAACGCGCCGTACTACGTCTACGGCATGCGCGACGGCGTGAAGCTCGGCGACCAGAAGCTCGTCGACGGCATGATCAAGGACGGGCTGTGGTGTGCGATGTGCGACGTGCACATGGGCGGCCACGCCGAGTACACCGCGCGCAAGGCCGGGATCTCGCGCGAGCAGCAGGACGAGTTCGCGGCGGCGTCGCACCGCAAGGCCGTCGACGCGCAGGACGCGGGCAAGTTCAAGGACGAGATCGTGCCGGTGCGCGTGCCGGGTCGGAAGGGCGACCTCGTCGTCGACACCGACGAAGGGCCGCGCCGCGACACGACCGCGGAGTCGCTCGCGAAGCTGCGCCCCGCGTTCGCGACGAAGGGCGTGCCCGCGGAGGAGCTCAGCGTGACGGCGGGGAACGCGTCGTCGCTGAACGACGGCGGTGCGGCGGTCGTCGTGACGAGCGAGGAGTACGCGCGCGCGCACGGCCTCACGATCCTCGCGCGCATCACCGCCTACGCGACCGGCGCGACGAACCCGCAGGACCTGTTCTTCGCGCCGATCACGGCGGTGCAGAACCTCATGAAGAAGGCGGGCACGTCGATCGACGACTACGATCTGTTCGAGGCGAACGAGGCGTTCGCGTCGCAGGCGATCGCGACCGGGCAGGGCCTCGACTGGGCATGGGACCGCGTGAACGTGCACGGCGGCGCAATCGCGTTAGGCCACCCGATCGGCGCGAGCGGCGCGCGGGTGCTCACCACGCTGCTGTACGCGCTCGCCGACCGCGGCAAGTCGACGGGCCTCGCGACCCTGTGCCTCGGCGGCGGTGACGCGGTGGCGCTCAGCGTGGAGCGCGTCGACTGA
- a CDS encoding cupin domain-containing protein, giving the protein MKPLHARAAELVATLGLAPHPEGGWYRELFRSVDRVTRGDGAERDALTNIYFLLAAGAHSRWHRVAADEVWHHYEGAPLELLCIDPALASSCSVTLAPVDGSGARPTHTVPAGWWQAARTTGDYALVGCTVGPGFDFADFALLDDRPDDARILRERFAEVRALG; this is encoded by the coding sequence TTGAAGCCCCTCCATGCGCGCGCCGCCGAGCTCGTGGCGACGCTCGGCCTCGCGCCGCATCCGGAGGGTGGATGGTATCGCGAGCTGTTCCGCTCCGTCGACCGCGTGACGCGCGGCGACGGAGCGGAGCGCGACGCGTTGACGAACATCTACTTCCTGCTCGCGGCCGGCGCACACAGCCGCTGGCATCGCGTCGCCGCGGACGAGGTGTGGCACCACTACGAGGGCGCGCCGCTGGAGCTGCTGTGCATCGATCCGGCGCTCGCATCGTCGTGCTCGGTCACGCTGGCGCCGGTGGACGGCAGCGGCGCACGTCCGACGCACACGGTGCCCGCGGGGTGGTGGCAGGCCGCGCGCACCACGGGCGATTACGCGCTCGTCGGCTGCACCGTCGGTCCAGGATTCGACTTCGCCGACTTCGCGCTGCTCGACGACCGGCCGGACGACGCGCGGATCCTGCGGGAGCGGTTCGCGGAGGTCAGAGCGCTGGGCTGA
- a CDS encoding 3-hydroxybutyryl-CoA dehydrogenase: MAEATTAASQSGAPYRTEPIDEVAIIGAGQMGNGIAHVFAAAGYDVAMIDVNDGALQRGLSTIEKNLDRQVKKGSIDAAAKDATLARVSTHVDMAAVEGAGIVVEAATENADLKFRIFQDVDRLANAGAILATNTSSISITEIAARTRRPELVIGMHFMNPVPVMQLVEVIRGIATSDATTATTMELARKVGKTPVEVNDYPGFVANRILMPMINEAVYCVMEGVGTPEAIDTVMKLGMNHPMGPLTLADFIGLDTCLAILEVMHRGLGDPKYRPCPLLRKYVAAGWLGRKTGRGFYQY; this comes from the coding sequence ATGGCTGAAGCGACGACCGCCGCCTCGCAGAGCGGCGCACCGTACCGCACCGAGCCGATCGACGAGGTCGCGATCATCGGCGCGGGGCAGATGGGCAACGGCATCGCGCACGTGTTCGCGGCCGCCGGCTACGACGTGGCGATGATCGACGTGAACGACGGCGCGCTGCAGCGCGGCCTGTCCACGATCGAGAAGAACCTCGACCGACAGGTGAAGAAGGGATCGATCGACGCGGCGGCGAAGGACGCCACGCTCGCCCGCGTCTCGACGCACGTCGACATGGCGGCGGTCGAGGGCGCGGGGATCGTCGTCGAGGCAGCGACGGAGAACGCGGATCTCAAGTTCCGCATCTTCCAGGACGTCGACCGGCTCGCGAACGCGGGCGCGATCCTCGCCACGAACACGAGCTCCATCTCCATCACCGAGATCGCTGCGCGCACGCGCCGCCCCGAGCTCGTCATCGGCATGCACTTCATGAATCCCGTGCCGGTGATGCAGCTCGTGGAGGTCATCCGCGGAATAGCGACGAGCGACGCGACGACCGCGACGACGATGGAGCTGGCGCGCAAGGTCGGGAAGACGCCGGTGGAGGTGAACGACTACCCGGGCTTCGTCGCGAACCGGATCCTCATGCCGATGATCAACGAGGCCGTGTACTGCGTGATGGAGGGCGTCGGCACGCCGGAGGCCATCGACACGGTGATGAAGCTCGGCATGAACCATCCCATGGGACCGCTCACGCTGGCGGACTTCATCGGCCTCGACACCTGCCTCGCGATCCTCGAGGTCATGCACCGCGGGCTCGGCGACCCGAAGTACCGTCCGTGCCCGCTGCTGCGGAAGTACGTCGCGGCGGGGTGGCTCGGACGCAAGACCGGTCGCGGCTTCTATCAATACTGA
- a CDS encoding acyl-CoA dehydrogenase family protein: protein MLSDLLPLTETQREIRDLARTFAREHVAPHAAQWDREGYFEPALVKQLGDAGFLGMLLPEEYDGLALDTVTYLIALEEIAAADASVAVMMSVHNSLPTQMLLRWGTEAQKDRWLRPMARGEILGAFALSEPDAGSDAASLRCQATRDGDGWVLTGTKSWVTSGSHAGVILVMARTDTAADRQGSRGIGAFVITPDLPGFHVGKKENKLGLRASPTVQLVFDEMRVPAGHLLGEPGQGLAYALQSLEHGRLGIGAQALGIARAALQAARDYADERRQFGRPIRDFEAIQFKLADMAMRVTASRALLHATAAAKDRGERVTQFAAMSKLMASETAMFVADEAVQIFGGYGYVKEYPVERYLRDAKVTEIYEGTSEIQRVVIARELYT, encoded by the coding sequence ATGCTCTCCGATCTTCTCCCGCTCACCGAGACCCAGCGCGAGATCCGCGACCTCGCGCGCACGTTCGCGCGCGAGCACGTCGCGCCGCACGCCGCGCAGTGGGACCGCGAGGGATACTTCGAGCCCGCGCTGGTGAAGCAGCTCGGCGACGCGGGGTTTCTCGGCATGCTCCTCCCCGAAGAGTACGACGGGCTCGCGCTCGACACGGTGACCTACCTCATCGCGCTCGAGGAGATCGCGGCGGCCGATGCGTCGGTCGCCGTGATGATGAGCGTGCACAACTCGCTGCCGACGCAGATGCTGCTGCGGTGGGGCACCGAAGCGCAGAAGGATCGGTGGCTGCGGCCGATGGCGCGCGGCGAGATCCTCGGCGCGTTCGCGCTCTCCGAGCCGGACGCGGGGAGCGACGCGGCGTCGCTGCGCTGCCAAGCGACGCGCGACGGCGACGGCTGGGTGCTGACCGGCACGAAGTCGTGGGTGACGAGCGGGTCGCACGCCGGCGTCATCCTCGTCATGGCGCGCACCGACACGGCCGCGGACCGGCAGGGCAGTCGCGGCATCGGCGCGTTCGTCATCACGCCGGACCTGCCGGGCTTCCACGTCGGCAAGAAGGAGAACAAGCTCGGGCTGCGCGCGTCGCCGACGGTGCAGCTCGTGTTCGACGAGATGCGCGTGCCCGCTGGCCATCTGTTAGGCGAGCCGGGGCAGGGGCTCGCCTACGCGCTGCAGTCGCTCGAGCACGGGCGGCTGGGCATCGGCGCGCAGGCGCTCGGCATCGCGCGCGCCGCGCTCCAGGCGGCCCGCGACTACGCCGACGAGCGTCGACAGTTCGGCCGCCCGATCCGTGACTTCGAGGCGATCCAGTTCAAGCTCGCCGACATGGCGATGCGCGTCACGGCGTCGCGCGCGCTGCTGCACGCGACGGCCGCCGCGAAGGATCGCGGCGAGCGCGTCACGCAGTTCGCCGCGATGTCGAAGTTGATGGCCAGCGAGACGGCGATGTTCGTCGCCGACGAGGCCGTGCAGATCTTCGGCGGCTACGGCTACGTGAAGGAGTACCCGGTGGAGCGCTACCTGCGCGACGCCAAGGTCACGGAGATCTACGAGGGCACCTCGGAGATCCAGCGCGTGGTGATCGCGCGCGAGCTCTATACCTGA
- a CDS encoding CPBP family intramembrane glutamic endopeptidase, translating to MLALVAGLLVAAQLVYPLLAAVLRALGIPLNAYWLSLADWLWVAGALAAHLFVLRLVERRPWADVGLGRAALRPRGLALGALLGAVAIGVPCLLLIVGRELRVLPSADGSWFGAAGSLLAKLAPAALLEELIFRGYPFMVLRESAGPVAALAATSVLFGIAHVSNPGVTVLSIVMVVLAGCFLGAVVLVTGSVWAAFATHLAWNWTLSAAVHAAVSGLPFAMPDYRTVDAGPDWLTGGAWGPEGGLAAGLGILSALALLRWRGASHFLERGRVAAGEHADG from the coding sequence GTGCTCGCGCTCGTCGCGGGGCTGCTCGTCGCGGCGCAGCTCGTGTATCCGCTGCTCGCCGCGGTGCTCCGCGCGCTCGGCATCCCGCTCAACGCGTACTGGCTGAGCCTCGCCGATTGGCTGTGGGTCGCGGGCGCGTTGGCCGCGCACCTGTTCGTGCTGCGACTCGTCGAGCGGCGGCCGTGGGCCGACGTGGGGCTCGGACGTGCCGCGCTGCGGCCACGCGGGCTCGCGTTAGGCGCGCTGCTCGGCGCCGTGGCGATCGGCGTGCCGTGCCTGCTGCTCATCGTCGGCCGCGAGCTGCGCGTGCTGCCGTCGGCTGATGGCAGCTGGTTCGGCGCGGCCGGGTCGCTGCTGGCGAAGCTCGCGCCCGCCGCGCTGCTGGAGGAGCTCATCTTCCGCGGCTATCCGTTCATGGTGCTGCGCGAGAGCGCCGGCCCGGTCGCGGCGCTCGCGGCGACGAGCGTGTTGTTCGGCATCGCGCACGTCAGCAACCCGGGCGTCACGGTGCTGTCGATCGTGATGGTCGTGCTCGCGGGATGCTTCCTCGGCGCCGTGGTGCTCGTGACGGGCAGCGTGTGGGCCGCGTTCGCCACGCATCTCGCGTGGAACTGGACGCTGAGCGCCGCGGTCCACGCGGCGGTGAGCGGGCTGCCGTTCGCCATGCCCGACTACCGCACGGTGGACGCGGGACCCGACTGGCTGACCGGCGGCGCGTGGGGCCCCGAGGGGGGACTCGCCGCCGGACTCGGAATCCTCTCGGCGCTCGCGCTGCTCCGGTGGCGCGGCGCCTCACACTTTCTCGAGCGCGGCCGCGTGGCCGCCGGGGAGCACGCCGATGGCTGA
- the thrS gene encoding threonine--tRNA ligase has protein sequence MDASAALHAPDVDTITLTLPDGATREVPYGTLPRDVVASIGERLLRAAVAVSVDGQIQDLITPLRKGGAFRVLTEKDPQALDVLRHSGAHVLATAVRRLRPDAKIGFGPAIEDGFYYDFEVEKPFTPDDLAAFEAEMRKVAQEKLAFERSEVSRDEARVVFREDPLKLERLQDLPEDEVISTYRDGDFVDLCRGPHVPDTSWLKHFKLLNTAGAYWRGDVKRQMLQRIYATAFFKKDDLEQHLHRIEEAKRRDHRLLGRQLDLFQFHAVSPGAAFWTPRGTILYNTIVDFVRERQQRDFNEVKTPLLYNKALWEQSGHWGKYRENMFLVLDNETNEHDMSLKPMNCPSHYVYFNSSKHSYRELPLRLVTMDVLHRNEVSGALSGLTRVRQFQQDDCHVFLREDQITAEVRFLLDFILGYYEAFGLKATLKFATRPEQRIGSDEQWDRAEAGLKAALGATGMPYELKPGDGAFYGPKIDFDVTDSIGRAWQLGTIQLDYMNPERFDMSYVGEDNAPHRPVVIHRAVSGSFERFIAILIEHFAGNFPTWLAPEQVRVVPIAADYDAYAEEVVGALRAAGVRVGYDREHRKDYREVIKDASHLKVPYMAVVGRREQEQRTVTLRRRGAEKQQESLGLDALVARLADEIRTRALWQDAPPTA, from the coding sequence ATGGACGCGTCCGCCGCTCTTCACGCTCCCGACGTCGATACGATCACGCTCACGCTGCCCGACGGCGCGACGCGCGAGGTGCCCTACGGCACGCTCCCGCGCGACGTCGTCGCATCCATCGGCGAGCGGCTGCTGCGCGCCGCCGTGGCGGTGAGCGTCGACGGACAGATCCAGGACCTCATCACGCCGCTGCGGAAGGGTGGCGCGTTCCGCGTCCTCACGGAGAAGGACCCGCAGGCGCTCGACGTGCTGCGCCACTCCGGCGCGCACGTGCTCGCGACGGCGGTGCGCCGGCTCCGCCCCGACGCGAAGATCGGCTTCGGCCCGGCGATCGAGGACGGCTTCTACTACGACTTCGAGGTCGAGAAGCCGTTCACGCCCGACGACCTCGCGGCGTTCGAGGCGGAGATGCGCAAGGTCGCGCAGGAGAAGCTCGCGTTCGAGCGCAGCGAGGTGTCGCGCGACGAGGCCCGCGTCGTCTTTCGCGAGGATCCGCTGAAGCTCGAGCGGCTGCAGGATCTCCCCGAGGACGAGGTCATCTCCACGTACCGCGACGGCGACTTCGTGGATCTCTGCCGCGGCCCGCACGTGCCCGACACGTCGTGGCTGAAGCACTTCAAGCTGCTCAACACGGCCGGCGCGTACTGGCGCGGCGACGTGAAGCGGCAGATGCTGCAGCGCATCTACGCCACGGCGTTCTTCAAGAAGGACGACCTCGAGCAGCACCTGCACCGCATCGAGGAGGCGAAGCGGCGCGATCACCGCCTGTTAGGCAGGCAGCTCGACCTGTTCCAGTTCCACGCGGTGTCGCCGGGCGCCGCGTTCTGGACGCCGCGCGGCACGATCCTCTACAACACGATCGTCGACTTCGTGCGCGAGCGACAGCAGCGCGACTTCAACGAGGTGAAGACGCCGCTGCTCTACAACAAGGCGCTGTGGGAGCAGTCCGGCCACTGGGGCAAGTACCGCGAGAACATGTTCCTCGTGCTCGACAACGAGACGAACGAGCACGACATGTCGCTCAAGCCGATGAACTGCCCGTCGCACTACGTCTACTTCAACTCCTCGAAGCACTCCTATCGCGAGCTGCCGCTGCGGCTCGTGACGATGGACGTGCTGCACCGGAACGAGGTGTCGGGCGCGCTCTCGGGGCTCACGCGCGTGCGGCAGTTCCAGCAGGACGATTGCCACGTGTTCCTGCGCGAGGACCAGATCACGGCGGAGGTGCGCTTCCTCCTCGACTTCATCCTCGGCTACTACGAGGCGTTCGGGCTGAAGGCGACGCTGAAGTTCGCGACGCGCCCCGAGCAGCGCATCGGCTCCGACGAGCAGTGGGACCGCGCCGAGGCGGGACTGAAGGCCGCGCTCGGGGCGACGGGGATGCCGTACGAGCTGAAGCCCGGCGACGGCGCGTTCTACGGCCCGAAGATCGACTTCGACGTGACGGACTCGATCGGGCGCGCGTGGCAGCTCGGCACGATCCAGCTCGACTACATGAACCCCGAGCGGTTCGACATGAGCTACGTCGGCGAGGACAACGCGCCGCACCGGCCGGTCGTCATCCACCGCGCGGTGAGCGGGTCGTTCGAGCGGTTCATCGCGATCCTCATCGAGCACTTCGCGGGCAACTTCCCGACGTGGCTCGCGCCGGAGCAGGTGCGCGTGGTGCCGATCGCCGCCGACTACGACGCGTACGCGGAGGAGGTCGTCGGCGCGCTGCGCGCGGCGGGCGTGCGCGTGGGCTACGACCGCGAGCACCGCAAGGACTACCGCGAGGTGATCAAGGACGCGTCGCACCTGAAGGTGCCGTACATGGCGGTCGTCGGCCGCCGCGAGCAGGAGCAGCGCACGGTGACGCTCCGCCGGCGCGGCGCGGAGAAGCAGCAGGAATCGTTAGGCCTCGACGCGCTCGTCGCGCGGCTCGCCGACGAGATCCGCACGCGCGCGCTCTGGCAGGACGCGCCGCCGACGGCCTGA